Below is a genomic region from Deltaproteobacteria bacterium.
TGCCCTTATTTCCGGGAGGTCATTGATAGCTTCAACTGTGAAAAGACTTCCGTCAGGCTAATGTCTCTGGAAGCAGGCGGGATTATCAAAGAACACTCCGACGGTGATACTTCTTTGGAAGATGGTATGGTTCGCCTCCACATACCTATTCAGACGGACCCGGAAGTGATATTTACTATCGGCGGTGAAAAAATTCATTTCAGCCGTGGAGATACGTGGTACATCAATGCGCATGTCAGGCATGGGGTGCAAAATAAAAGTAACCTTCGCAGAATACACTTAATGCTCGACTGCCCGACCAATCCCTGGTTGGAAAAGGTTTTTAAAGAGGCCGGATATATGGCGAATAAGAAACCTAAATATGGCGATCCCGGCGTAACAGATGAAAATGTGAGAGAGGTTATCAGGCAATTAAAATCAATGGGAACAAAAGCAGGTGATGAGCTTGCTGAAAAGCTTACGGCCAAAATGGGCCGGGAGCCTGCCGGACTTAGGGACTCGTAGTGAGGGAAAGTAATTTTGAGCCGGACTTTTCCGCAGCAGCTTCAGCCTAAGTCCGACAGGCTCCCGGTACTCACAGAGCTATGCCCTTATTGTTCGTACTCGGGGGTGTTATAGGATTAAACTTCAAAAAAATGAGTTTCAGGCAAAAGTTCCTCTTTCACACATTTTTTTTCGACAGGATTTAACTTTCTCTTTTTTCCATCATTTTCGCAGTTAAAAAATAGCTTCTCCCTGCGCCCTCTGCATTCTTTGCCGTGAGAATCCTTTTCAACCTGCAACTGTTTTTATTATGAGGATTCATGGATATTTGTTGTTGACAAGTAAATATAATTATGAGTAAATTTACTCATAGTATTGAGTAAATTGTTAAGTGGTTGAAATATAAATGTTTAAACGGCCTATTTTTTATACTCTCCTTGAGAGACTAAGCGAAGCAAGGCGCTTTATACAAGTCCTTTCGGGACCACGTCAGACGGGGAAAACGACTATTTCCCGCCAGATTATGGAAGCGTGCGGTATGC
It encodes:
- a CDS encoding aspartyl/asparaginyl beta-hydroxylase domain-containing protein, with the translated sequence MPEEDLQRTKFLKLPFSFDRDKLEEDLSRIADDEWINHFNVKACEKRWCCVPLRSVEGKKDHIVSSPHETFEDTEILDRCPYFREVIDSFNCEKTSVRLMSLEAGGIIKEHSDGDTSLEDGMVRLHIPIQTDPEVIFTIGGEKIHFSRGDTWYINAHVRHGVQNKSNLRRIHLMLDCPTNPWLEKVFKEAGYMANKKPKYGDPGVTDENVREVIRQLKSMGTKAGDELAEKLTAKMGREPAGLRDS